The following proteins come from a genomic window of Pseudomonas cichorii:
- a CDS encoding glutathionylspermidine synthase family protein, with protein MKKISIQERPDWRSTAEREGFNFHTIDGERYWDERGYYLFTEQQVTRDLEAPTQELHQMCLDAVSRIVDSEELLEQLAIPEAFFDLIRSSWKQGHPHLYGRFDFAYDGTGPAKMYEINADTPTSLMEAGAFQLLWLEEQMARGVLPAHATQFNSIAEDVVRAFAEFPRTSPFYFSSMSGSVEDRGTTDFLRRMAAHVGIDARHIDIEDIGLTDEGRFVDMEGRWIERLFKLHAWEHIFHEPFGQHVAASGTQFVEPAWKSILSNKGILPFLWQFNEGHPNLLPAHIDRNPEKPVPKGWVRKPYFSREGANIEMRTPGDQVIAVDGPYTDAPYILQAYSPLPKFDDSYTLIGSWVIGDLASGIGIREDESLITKDTSRFLPHVVID; from the coding sequence ATGAAAAAGATCAGCATCCAGGAGCGCCCGGACTGGCGAAGCACCGCAGAGCGTGAGGGGTTCAACTTTCACACGATCGATGGCGAACGCTATTGGGATGAGCGCGGGTATTACCTGTTCACCGAGCAGCAGGTCACCCGCGATCTTGAAGCGCCGACCCAGGAGCTTCACCAGATGTGCCTGGATGCGGTGTCGCGGATCGTGGACAGCGAAGAACTGCTGGAGCAACTGGCGATTCCCGAGGCGTTCTTCGACCTGATCCGCAGCTCATGGAAGCAGGGACACCCGCATCTCTACGGGCGTTTCGACTTTGCCTACGATGGCACCGGCCCGGCGAAGATGTACGAAATCAATGCCGATACGCCCACCAGCCTGATGGAAGCCGGGGCATTTCAGCTGCTCTGGCTCGAAGAGCAGATGGCGCGGGGCGTGTTGCCGGCTCACGCGACTCAGTTCAACTCCATTGCAGAAGACGTTGTGCGGGCCTTTGCCGAGTTTCCGCGCACCAGCCCGTTCTACTTTTCGTCGATGTCCGGTTCGGTGGAAGACCGGGGCACCACGGATTTTCTGCGCCGCATGGCGGCCCATGTCGGCATCGATGCACGGCATATCGATATCGAAGATATCGGGCTCACCGACGAAGGGCGTTTCGTGGACATGGAAGGGCGCTGGATCGAGCGGCTTTTCAAGTTGCATGCCTGGGAGCATATCTTTCACGAACCGTTTGGCCAGCACGTGGCGGCCAGTGGCACCCAGTTCGTCGAGCCAGCCTGGAAGTCGATCCTGAGCAACAAGGGTATATTGCCGTTTTTGTGGCAGTTCAACGAAGGCCATCCGAACCTGCTGCCTGCCCATATCGACCGCAACCCCGAAAAGCCTGTCCCCAAAGGCTGGGTGCGCAAACCGTATTTCTCCCGCGAGGGCGCCAATATCGAGATGCGCACACCGGGCGATCAGGTCATTGCCGTCGACGGGCCGTACACTGATGCGCCCTATATCCTGCAAGCCTATTCGCCACTGCCGAAATTCGACGACAGCTACACCCTGATCGGCTCCTGGGTGATCGGTGACCTGGCCTCGGGAATCGGCATTCGTGAAGACGAGAGCCTGA